One region of Scomber scombrus chromosome 10, fScoSco1.1, whole genome shotgun sequence genomic DNA includes:
- the fkbp1ab gene encoding FKBP prolyl isomerase 1Ab, whose product MGVEIETITPGDGRTFPKKGQTCVVHYVGSLTDGRKFDSSRDRDKPFRFKIGKQEVIRGWEEGVVQMSVGQRAQLTCSPDFAYGNKGHPGIIPPNATLIFDVELLGLE is encoded by the exons atgGGAGTGGAAATCGAGACAATAACCCCTGGCGACG GAAGGACTTTCCCCAAAAAAGGACAGACGTGTGTGGTGCATTATGTTG GCTCCTTGACGGACGGGCGCAAGTTCGATTCATCCCGCGACAGGGACAAGCCTTTCAGGTTCAAGATCGGCAAGCAGGAGGTGATCCGAGGCTGGGAAGAAGGTGTAGTGCAG aTGAGTGTCGGCCAAAGAGCCCAGCTGACCTGTTCGCCTGACTTCGCTTACGGAAACAAAGGCCACCCGGGCATCATCCCTCCGAACGCCACCCTCATCTTTGACGTCGAGCTGCTGGGTTTGGAATGA